In Qipengyuania psychrotolerans, one DNA window encodes the following:
- a CDS encoding DUF3617 domain-containing protein, with protein MRRFALLIASTIVLAGCGGPESADVDGDGEITMEEAAERSKDMAKPDPGQYRSTTEMVELNMPGAPQEVRDMMRGMLDQGAQSREFCLTPEQAEEGFAEMIKKSQIQDSCSFEKFDADSGTIDAVMICNQPGQGEGRMTMQGTGDSTSSDMRMTMEIQTPDGQEMNMVMRTQSERIGDCPG; from the coding sequence ATGCGCCGTTTCGCTTTGCTGATTGCATCCACCATCGTTCTGGCCGGATGCGGAGGGCCGGAAAGTGCAGACGTCGATGGTGATGGCGAAATCACGATGGAAGAGGCAGCCGAGCGTTCGAAGGACATGGCCAAGCCCGACCCGGGCCAATATCGCTCGACGACCGAAATGGTTGAACTCAACATGCCCGGAGCACCGCAGGAAGTGCGCGACATGATGCGCGGAATGCTCGACCAGGGTGCACAATCCCGTGAATTCTGCCTGACACCCGAGCAAGCCGAAGAAGGCTTCGCCGAGATGATCAAGAAATCGCAGATCCAGGATTCGTGTTCTTTCGAGAAATTTGACGCTGACAGCGGCACGATCGATGCGGTGATGATCTGTAACCAGCCGGGCCAGGGCGAAGGCCGCATGACGATGCAGGGCACCGGCGATTCGACCAGCTCAGACATGCGTATGACTATGGAAATCCAAACCCCGGACGGGCAGGAAATGAACATGGTCATGCGGACACAGAGCGAACGCATCGGCGATTGCCCAGGTTGA
- a CDS encoding protein-disulfide reductase DsbD family protein produces MDVSRARLAVLLLVALWLFPAGLLAQDREPRYGDENIAVELYADGDPVAGKEWLLALRFVPSAPEWHGYWANPGDAGQGMNLALDLPAGWEVGKPLYPVPQTLLIGGLMNHIFEGEYVVLVPVTPGPDASVMNLAPVTGFIDYLACTDRICVPQDARITARKGGDFDAWRAQVAPMLDSTAGFEIQRERLRIGIPLPADLELGELHLFLENTDLGGGLRPEYAALQTWVREGNLLVAELPLERIDGLEGAPPEKVEGILALGEGQGLRFVARLSDVPLESVKPFRGAADPPDLWILLVASVLGGLLLNVMPCVFPILSLKALALAKAGGDEVSARRDALAYTAGVVLACTGLGALILLLRSAGQQIGWAFQLQEPAVVATLFVMAAAITANFLGLFAIPGLAISGGKPSARGSFGTGLLAAFVATPCTGPFMALALGAALILRPIEGFAIFTALGLGLALPFLLIGFVPAIRRRLPKPGPWMERFRRWMALPMGLTVLALAWLMWRIGGGLFLISATGVAAGAIYAAGTLFPDGPSRGSQTRMPALAGMAMAAVSALAMVSNYDPPARNSSQSILEPREFSETALAQARASGQPVFVWFTADWCVTCKVNESVAIEREETRSAFEDAGVIAMRGDWTLRDEEIATFLARQGAAGVPLYLWYPAGQDAGQLPQVLTPDLLPELARQEAARSSR; encoded by the coding sequence ATGGACGTCTCGCGTGCTCGACTGGCTGTTTTACTGCTGGTCGCGCTATGGCTTTTTCCGGCCGGTCTGCTCGCGCAGGACCGTGAGCCGCGCTACGGCGACGAGAACATCGCGGTTGAGTTGTATGCTGATGGCGATCCCGTCGCAGGCAAAGAATGGCTGCTTGCGCTGCGCTTTGTACCCAGCGCTCCCGAATGGCACGGCTATTGGGCCAATCCGGGCGATGCAGGTCAAGGCATGAACCTTGCGCTGGACCTGCCGGCAGGATGGGAGGTCGGCAAGCCGCTCTATCCGGTTCCGCAAACGCTGCTGATCGGCGGATTGATGAACCACATCTTCGAGGGCGAATATGTGGTCCTTGTACCGGTAACGCCCGGACCCGATGCGTCGGTGATGAACCTCGCGCCGGTTACGGGCTTCATCGACTATCTCGCTTGCACCGACCGGATATGCGTGCCCCAGGATGCGCGCATTACTGCCAGGAAAGGCGGCGATTTCGATGCCTGGCGCGCACAGGTCGCGCCCATGCTCGACAGTACTGCCGGTTTCGAGATCCAGCGTGAGCGGCTGCGTATCGGTATCCCGCTGCCCGCCGATCTCGAGCTCGGCGAGTTGCATTTATTTCTCGAGAACACTGACCTGGGCGGCGGGCTTCGGCCTGAATATGCCGCTCTCCAGACGTGGGTGCGCGAAGGCAACTTGTTGGTTGCCGAACTGCCGCTGGAACGCATCGATGGGCTTGAGGGCGCACCGCCAGAGAAGGTCGAAGGCATCCTCGCGCTGGGCGAAGGGCAGGGGCTGCGATTTGTCGCCCGGCTATCCGACGTGCCGCTCGAAAGCGTGAAGCCGTTTCGCGGGGCCGCGGATCCGCCGGATTTATGGATCCTGTTGGTCGCTTCGGTATTGGGCGGCTTGTTGCTCAATGTCATGCCCTGCGTGTTCCCGATCCTGAGTCTCAAGGCGCTGGCGCTGGCAAAAGCTGGCGGTGATGAGGTTTCTGCGCGCAGGGATGCGCTGGCGTACACTGCCGGTGTCGTTTTAGCGTGCACGGGGCTGGGTGCATTGATCCTGTTACTCAGGTCCGCTGGCCAGCAGATCGGCTGGGCATTTCAGCTTCAGGAGCCGGCTGTGGTCGCGACCCTTTTCGTGATGGCGGCTGCCATCACTGCCAATTTCCTCGGCCTGTTCGCAATTCCCGGGCTCGCGATTTCTGGCGGAAAACCGAGCGCTCGCGGGTCGTTTGGAACCGGCCTTCTGGCAGCGTTTGTTGCCACGCCGTGCACGGGGCCGTTCATGGCGCTCGCCTTGGGTGCGGCCCTGATTTTGAGGCCGATTGAAGGCTTTGCGATCTTTACCGCTCTAGGACTGGGACTGGCTCTCCCATTCCTGTTGATCGGCTTTGTGCCCGCAATTCGGCGCCGACTGCCCAAGCCGGGCCCCTGGATGGAGAGGTTCCGCCGCTGGATGGCGCTGCCGATGGGGCTTACGGTCCTTGCCCTTGCGTGGCTCATGTGGCGGATTGGAGGGGGCCTGTTCCTGATCTCGGCGACGGGTGTAGCGGCCGGCGCAATCTACGCAGCAGGCACCCTTTTCCCCGATGGTCCGTCCCGTGGCAGCCAAACCAGAATGCCTGCGCTGGCCGGCATGGCGATGGCAGCAGTTTCAGCGTTGGCGATGGTGTCGAATTACGATCCACCAGCGAGGAATTCGTCGCAAAGCATCCTTGAGCCGCGCGAATTTTCCGAAACCGCATTGGCTCAGGCGCGCGCCAGCGGCCAGCCCGTGTTCGTGTGGTTCACCGCCGACTGGTGCGTCACCTGCAAGGTCAACGAAAGCGTCGCCATCGAGCGTGAAGAAACGCGCTCCGCTTTCGAGGATGCAGGGGTCATCGCCATGCGCGGCGACTGGACGTTGCGGGATGAAGAGATCGCAACGTTCCTCGCTCGCCAAGGTGCTGCGGGCGTGCCGCTTTATCTGTGGTATCCGGCGGGCCAGGACGCAGGGCAGTTGCCCCAGGTTCTCACTCCGGATCTTCTTCCTGAACTTGCCCGGCAAGAGGCAGCGCGCAGCTCTCGATAA
- a CDS encoding FAD-dependent monooxygenase, with protein MTDKRDLLILGGGLVGSTLALAAAKQGFSSHLVDRADPADLTAEGFDGRASAISTASWRLFRNIGIADTLEPHGCPIESIAVLDQMKPGRIDFTPEKHEGSLGRMFANRVLRTSIFEAVKSESLITLHAPVDVVQRHRDAFGVSATLADGTVLGADLLVGSEGRRSPTREDAELKMASWDYSHRAIIVGLDHTKPHAGVAWEIFYPAGPFALLPLIDGPDGQHRSALVWTVDEKDAAGVLKMGERAFLAEIQKRMGDLLGELSLNSQRTSYPLSFQHTARIVDQRMALVGDSAHGMHPIAGQGLNLGLRDVGALVEVLGDARRLGLDIGDAQILDRYEKWRALDSLMVMGATDSLTRLFGVPGKTASAVRRLGMAGVQRSSWLKRFFMDEARGVSGDVPELMKA; from the coding sequence ATGACAGACAAGCGCGACCTGCTCATCCTCGGCGGCGGTCTCGTCGGCTCTACGCTGGCGCTGGCTGCGGCAAAACAAGGCTTTTCGAGCCACCTGGTCGACCGGGCCGATCCGGCAGACCTGACTGCCGAGGGATTCGATGGCCGCGCATCCGCTATCTCCACCGCAAGTTGGCGACTGTTTCGAAACATCGGCATAGCCGACACACTGGAGCCGCACGGCTGCCCGATCGAAAGCATCGCTGTGCTCGACCAGATGAAGCCTGGCCGGATCGATTTTACTCCGGAGAAGCACGAAGGTTCGCTGGGCCGAATGTTCGCGAACCGCGTGCTGCGCACATCGATTTTCGAGGCAGTCAAAAGCGAATCGCTGATTACGCTTCACGCCCCTGTCGATGTCGTTCAGCGCCACCGCGATGCATTTGGCGTTTCCGCCACGCTGGCTGACGGCACCGTCCTTGGCGCCGACCTGCTTGTCGGCTCGGAAGGACGGCGTTCACCCACCCGTGAGGATGCCGAACTCAAGATGGCCAGCTGGGATTATTCCCACCGGGCGATCATCGTCGGATTGGATCACACGAAACCGCATGCCGGGGTCGCATGGGAAATATTCTATCCCGCGGGTCCGTTTGCCCTGCTGCCGCTGATTGATGGCCCCGACGGCCAGCATCGCAGTGCGCTGGTCTGGACCGTTGACGAGAAGGACGCTGCCGGCGTGCTCAAAATGGGTGAGCGCGCATTCCTGGCGGAAATTCAGAAACGCATGGGTGATTTGCTGGGCGAGCTTTCGCTCAACAGCCAGCGCACCTCCTACCCGCTCAGCTTCCAGCATACGGCACGGATCGTAGACCAGCGGATGGCTCTGGTTGGCGATAGTGCGCACGGAATGCACCCGATTGCCGGACAGGGGCTCAATCTCGGATTGCGCGACGTGGGTGCCCTGGTGGAGGTGCTCGGCGATGCGCGCAGGCTCGGCCTGGATATCGGGGATGCACAGATCCTTGATCGCTACGAGAAATGGCGCGCGCTGGATTCGCTAATGGTGATGGGCGCGACCGACAGCCTGACACGCCTGTTCGGCGTTCCCGGCAAGACCGCCAGCGCAGTACGCCGGTTGGGCATGGCCGGAGTCCAGCGTTCAAGCTGGCTCAAGCGGTTCTTCATGGACGAGGCACGCGGTGTTTCGGGCGATGTCCCTGAATTGATGAAAGCCTGA
- a CDS encoding alpha-E domain-containing protein gives MLGRTANGLFWMFRYLERAENMARLLDAGLRMALTRDLVTAEEEWRSVISTAGQRSAYEAKHGTYTGHQVWNFMLRDRGNQMSVYSLFYQVRQNARLARNAISSELWEAINENWLVIEKQLAKPVGENDVLDIVKTIRRASSLAQGAMAGSMLRNEGYHFARAGMFVERADSIARILDIKYYLLLPSLSYVGSSLDMGQWDQVLRSVSGDRAYRWLHAGKIDARGICQFLVLDDRFPRSLAFCHSALREDLAALARLHGNEGECNELMREADQRLTDLTIEDIFEQGLHEFLTQFTRSNAAIAEAISNDYRFLA, from the coding sequence ATGCTGGGCAGAACTGCAAACGGCCTCTTCTGGATGTTCCGTTATCTCGAGCGGGCCGAGAACATGGCTCGTCTGCTCGATGCGGGGCTGCGCATGGCGCTGACTCGTGATCTGGTAACGGCGGAAGAAGAATGGCGCTCTGTCATTTCGACTGCCGGCCAGCGATCAGCCTACGAGGCAAAACACGGCACTTATACCGGCCACCAGGTTTGGAATTTCATGCTGCGGGACCGCGGCAATCAGATGTCGGTCTATTCGCTATTTTATCAGGTACGCCAGAATGCGCGTCTGGCCCGCAATGCGATCAGCAGCGAATTGTGGGAGGCGATCAACGAGAATTGGCTGGTCATCGAAAAGCAGTTGGCAAAGCCGGTTGGCGAAAACGATGTCCTCGATATCGTCAAAACGATCCGCCGGGCGAGTTCACTCGCGCAAGGGGCCATGGCCGGGTCGATGCTGCGCAACGAAGGCTATCATTTCGCCCGCGCCGGAATGTTTGTGGAACGAGCAGACAGCATCGCGCGCATTCTCGACATCAAGTACTATCTCCTGCTCCCATCGCTTAGTTACGTCGGTTCAAGCCTCGACATGGGTCAGTGGGATCAGGTCTTGCGGTCAGTTTCGGGCGACCGTGCGTATCGCTGGCTGCACGCAGGCAAAATTGATGCGCGCGGTATTTGCCAGTTCCTTGTCCTCGATGACCGCTTCCCGCGCAGCTTGGCGTTTTGCCATTCGGCATTGCGTGAAGATCTTGCTGCGCTGGCCCGGCTTCACGGCAACGAAGGCGAGTGCAACGAATTAATGCGCGAAGCGGATCAGCGCCTGACCGATCTCACGATAGAGGATATTTTCGAGCAGGGTCTGCACGAATTTCTCACACAATTTACAAGGTCGAACGCGGCCATCGCCGAAGCTATTTCCAACGATTACCGGTTCCTTGCCTGA
- the uvrB gene encoding excinuclease ABC subunit UvrB produces MSELVIRRGLEEPDTTGEFVPHKPARPEKSMPGKKFKLVSEYTPAGDQPTAIKELVAASREGEQTQTLLGVTGSGKTFTMAKVIEELQRPALILAPNKILAAQLYGEFKSFFPENAVEYFVSYYDYYQPEAYVPRSDTYIEKESSVNEAIDRMRHSATRSLLERDDVIIVASVSCLYGIGSVETYSAMIFDIKKGDTVDQRELIRKLVALQYKRNDAAFARGNFRVRGDNLEIFPSHYEDMAWRVSFFGDEIEDISEFDPLTGKKGATLEKVRVYANSHYVTPGPTMKQASQAIKFELTERLKELHEEGRLLEAQRLEQRTNFDLEMIAATGSCAGIENYSRFLTGRLPGEPPPTLFEYLPENALLFVDESHQTVPQIGAMSKGDHRRKITLAEHGFRLPSCIDNRPLRFNEWDAMRPQTFAVSATPGSWEMEQTGGVFAEQVIRPTGLIDPPVSIRPVEDQVQDCIEECKKTAKMGYRTLVTTLTKRMAEDLTEFMHEAGVRVRYMHSDVETLERIELIRDLRLGVYDVLVGINLLREGLDIPECGLVCILDADKEGFLRSETSLIQTIGRAARNVDGHVILYADRITGSMERAMAETDRRREKQRAYNEEHGITPQTIKRQIADIVADTASQDSVTIGTGDDERNNLVGHNLRAYIEDLEKRMRTAAADLEFEEAGRLRDEIRRLENDELGLPDAEKKAPQVGRSDAGRPGTRKTRYGKTRYKKMGGKP; encoded by the coding sequence ATGTCAGAACTCGTAATCCGGCGCGGCCTCGAAGAACCCGATACCACTGGCGAGTTCGTCCCGCACAAGCCCGCACGTCCCGAAAAATCCATGCCGGGCAAAAAATTCAAACTGGTGAGCGAGTATACCCCCGCTGGCGATCAGCCGACTGCGATCAAGGAATTGGTCGCGGCCTCAAGAGAAGGCGAGCAGACGCAAACACTGCTGGGCGTCACCGGGTCCGGCAAGACCTTCACCATGGCCAAGGTCATCGAGGAATTGCAGCGCCCCGCGCTTATCCTGGCACCGAACAAGATCCTCGCCGCGCAGCTCTATGGCGAGTTCAAAAGCTTCTTCCCGGAAAATGCAGTCGAATATTTCGTCAGCTATTACGACTATTACCAGCCCGAAGCCTATGTGCCGCGGTCCGACACCTATATCGAGAAGGAAAGCTCGGTAAACGAAGCGATCGACCGGATGCGCCACTCCGCCACGCGTTCCTTGCTGGAACGCGACGATGTGATCATCGTGGCTTCTGTATCCTGCCTGTACGGTATCGGCTCGGTCGAGACCTATTCGGCCATGATTTTCGACATCAAGAAGGGCGACACGGTCGACCAGCGCGAGCTGATCCGCAAGCTGGTGGCACTGCAATACAAGCGCAATGACGCAGCCTTCGCCCGCGGAAATTTCCGCGTGCGCGGCGACAATCTCGAGATCTTCCCGTCGCATTATGAAGACATGGCCTGGCGGGTCAGCTTCTTTGGCGACGAGATCGAGGACATCAGCGAATTCGATCCATTGACCGGCAAGAAAGGCGCCACCCTCGAAAAGGTGCGCGTCTACGCCAATTCGCACTACGTCACGCCCGGTCCAACGATGAAACAGGCCAGCCAGGCCATCAAGTTCGAGCTGACAGAGCGGCTAAAGGAACTCCATGAGGAAGGCCGCCTCCTCGAAGCCCAGAGGCTGGAGCAGCGCACCAATTTCGACCTCGAAATGATCGCTGCCACCGGATCATGCGCGGGGATCGAGAATTACAGCCGCTTCCTTACCGGCCGTCTCCCGGGCGAACCGCCGCCCACCCTGTTCGAATACCTTCCCGAAAACGCTTTGCTGTTCGTCGATGAAAGCCACCAGACCGTGCCGCAGATCGGTGCGATGTCCAAGGGCGACCACCGCCGCAAGATTACGCTCGCCGAACACGGGTTCCGGCTGCCCTCGTGCATCGACAACCGTCCGCTTCGCTTCAACGAGTGGGACGCGATGCGGCCGCAGACCTTTGCGGTCTCGGCAACGCCGGGCTCGTGGGAAATGGAGCAGACGGGAGGCGTTTTCGCCGAGCAGGTTATCCGCCCGACAGGCCTGATCGATCCGCCTGTCTCGATCAGGCCAGTCGAAGACCAGGTCCAGGATTGCATCGAGGAATGCAAGAAGACCGCCAAGATGGGCTACCGCACGCTTGTCACCACGCTGACCAAGCGGATGGCGGAAGACCTGACCGAGTTCATGCACGAAGCGGGCGTCCGGGTACGCTACATGCATTCGGACGTGGAAACGCTGGAGCGCATCGAACTGATCCGCGACCTGCGCCTCGGGGTCTATGATGTGCTCGTCGGTATCAACCTGCTGCGAGAAGGCCTCGACATTCCCGAATGCGGGCTGGTCTGCATCCTCGATGCCGACAAGGAAGGCTTCCTGCGCAGTGAAACGTCGCTCATCCAGACCATCGGACGCGCTGCGCGTAACGTAGACGGGCATGTCATCCTCTATGCCGACCGCATCACCGGCAGCATGGAACGCGCGATGGCGGAGACCGATCGTCGGCGCGAGAAGCAGCGCGCTTACAACGAAGAACACGGCATCACGCCGCAGACGATCAAGCGCCAGATTGCCGATATCGTTGCCGACACCGCATCGCAGGACAGCGTGACCATCGGCACGGGCGATGACGAGCGCAACAATCTCGTCGGCCACAATTTGCGTGCCTATATCGAGGATCTCGAAAAGCGCATGCGCACCGCCGCTGCCGATCTGGAGTTCGAGGAAGCCGGGCGCCTGCGCGATGAAATCCGCCGCCTGGAAAATGACGAGCTGGGTCTGCCGGATGCAGAGAAGAAAGCGCCGCAAGTCGGCCGTTCGGATGCCGGGAGGCCGGGCACGCGCAAGACCCGCTATGGCAAGACTCGTTACAAGAAGATGGGCGGCAAACCTTAG
- a CDS encoding peptidase produces the protein MTYCVGMVLEKGLVLMSDTRTNSGVDNISVFRKMFTWQVSGERIITVMTAGNLATTQAVVSQLEERMKEPGERENAILQSPTMFQVATEIGKLLRDIIAKRQNANGDRGRGKFTASIIIAGQINGMEPRLFMLYPEGNFIEASLDTPFFQIGETKYGRPIIIRGYDRQMSLEDGVKLLTVSFDSTLKANLSVGLPLDLQVIERDSFEVSHQHRMSADDPYFRSISSSWGDALKHAFHSLPDYSFKQDGQ, from the coding sequence ATGACTTATTGCGTTGGAATGGTGCTCGAAAAGGGCCTCGTCCTCATGAGCGACACGCGCACGAATTCGGGCGTCGACAATATCTCTGTCTTCCGGAAAATGTTCACTTGGCAGGTGTCTGGTGAACGTATCATCACCGTGATGACAGCGGGCAATCTCGCCACGACGCAGGCTGTGGTCAGCCAGCTGGAAGAACGCATGAAGGAGCCGGGCGAACGCGAGAATGCGATCCTGCAATCTCCGACGATGTTCCAGGTGGCGACCGAAATTGGCAAGCTACTGCGCGACATTATTGCCAAGCGGCAAAATGCGAACGGTGATCGTGGGCGCGGCAAGTTTACCGCCTCCATAATCATCGCAGGGCAGATCAACGGCATGGAGCCGCGGCTGTTCATGCTCTATCCCGAGGGGAATTTCATCGAGGCAAGCCTCGACACGCCTTTCTTCCAGATCGGCGAAACGAAATACGGCCGTCCGATCATCATTCGCGGATATGACCGCCAAATGAGCCTCGAAGATGGCGTGAAGCTTCTGACGGTCAGCTTCGATTCGACTTTGAAGGCCAATTTGTCAGTTGGTCTACCGCTCGACCTGCAGGTCATCGAACGCGACAGCTTCGAAGTCAGTCACCAGCACCGAATGTCTGCCGATGATCCCTATTTTCGTTCGATATCGTCGAGCTGGGGCGATGCACTCAAGCACGCATTTCACTCGCTACCCGATTACTCATTCAAGCAAGACGGACAGTAA
- a CDS encoding circularly permuted type 2 ATP-grasp protein has translation MSGEAEFFNEMREPDGSVRDAYSSYCSWYDEQDGKLLKRKHSEAESNFRKTGITFNVYGEDEAEERLIPFDMVPRIITAKEWRRVTRGIEQRVRALNAFMYDLYHRQEIIRAGRLPQRLLRDNDAWLPNMVGFTPPGGVYTHIVGIDLVRTGPDEFYVLEDNARTPSGVSYMLENRETMMSMFPELFMRASVESVSDYPRRLAKSLAACAPAAAGNKPVVAVLTPGIFNSAYFEHAFLADQMGAELVEGSDLRVVNGRVAMRTTHGYKAIDVIYRRVDDEFLDPLTFNPDSVLGVPGIMDVYRSGGVTIANAPGTGVCDDKAIYSFMPEIVEFYTGEKPLLPNVETWRCADEDSLKYVLDNLAELVVKEVHGSGGYGMLVGPASSKKEIEAFRAKLVDNPSNYIAQPTLSLSTCPIYTKKGLAPRHVDLRPYVLVSPNEIDITPGGLTRVALEEGSLVVNSSQGGGTKDTWVLKE, from the coding sequence ATGAGCGGCGAAGCCGAATTTTTCAACGAAATGCGCGAGCCCGATGGCTCTGTGCGTGACGCCTATTCATCCTATTGCAGCTGGTATGACGAGCAGGATGGAAAGCTGCTCAAGCGCAAGCATTCAGAAGCGGAATCCAATTTTCGCAAAACCGGCATTACCTTCAACGTCTACGGCGAGGACGAGGCGGAAGAACGCCTCATTCCGTTCGACATGGTGCCGCGCATAATTACCGCGAAGGAATGGCGGCGCGTGACCCGCGGGATCGAGCAGCGCGTCCGCGCGCTCAACGCCTTTATGTACGATCTTTACCACCGGCAGGAGATAATCCGGGCGGGGCGTCTGCCGCAGCGCCTGCTGCGCGATAACGACGCGTGGCTGCCGAATATGGTAGGTTTCACACCGCCCGGCGGGGTCTATACTCATATCGTGGGTATCGATCTGGTCCGCACCGGGCCGGACGAGTTTTACGTTCTCGAAGACAATGCACGCACGCCGTCAGGTGTCAGCTACATGCTGGAAAACCGGGAGACCATGATGTCCATGTTCCCCGAACTGTTCATGCGCGCGTCGGTCGAAAGCGTGTCGGATTATCCGCGCCGTCTGGCCAAAAGCCTTGCCGCCTGCGCACCTGCAGCGGCGGGCAACAAACCGGTGGTTGCCGTGCTGACACCGGGGATCTTCAATTCCGCCTATTTCGAACACGCGTTTCTCGCGGATCAGATGGGAGCGGAACTGGTGGAAGGCAGCGATTTGCGCGTGGTCAACGGGCGCGTCGCCATGCGAACGACCCATGGCTACAAGGCGATCGATGTCATCTACCGGCGTGTGGACGATGAATTTCTCGATCCGCTGACTTTCAATCCGGACAGCGTGCTGGGCGTCCCGGGCATCATGGATGTCTACCGGTCAGGCGGTGTGACCATCGCCAACGCACCGGGAACGGGCGTTTGCGATGACAAGGCGATTTACTCCTTCATGCCGGAAATCGTCGAGTTTTATACGGGCGAAAAACCTCTGCTGCCGAACGTGGAAACATGGCGCTGCGCGGACGAAGACAGTCTGAAGTATGTGCTCGACAACCTTGCGGAACTGGTCGTGAAGGAAGTTCATGGCTCAGGCGGCTATGGAATGCTTGTTGGTCCTGCTTCAAGCAAGAAGGAAATCGAAGCATTCCGCGCGAAATTGGTCGACAATCCGTCCAATTATATCGCGCAGCCCACACTCTCGCTCTCAACGTGTCCGATTTACACCAAGAAGGGACTCGCCCCGCGCCACGTAGACTTGCGGCCGTATGTGCTGGTGTCTCCGAACGAAATCGACATCACACCCGGCGGCTTGACCCGTGTTGCTCTGGAAGAAGGATCTCTGGTCGTGAATTCAAGCCAGGGCGGCGGGACCAAGGATACATGGGTGCTCAAGGAATGA
- a CDS encoding esterase/lipase family protein: protein METPRFDETRQEMSRRLALASEPSPDDARGPRPLLLIQEFLWPLEPVKRQFGKLKVEPARHPKRIMLLPGFGAHPVRMRFIARKLEEAGHTAKRWGMGVNLGATAERFAIVEERLIELYNRRGEPIVLVGWSLGGVMARELAKKHPDKIAKVITMGSPFSGSPRANNGWRAYQAIAGHRVDEPQIDTVVSEKPPVETVAFWSPRDGIVDPRSACGRPGERDRAVALRCSHMGFVLSNESVAALLSELDRP from the coding sequence ATGGAAACACCTCGCTTCGATGAGACCCGGCAGGAAATGAGCCGCCGCCTGGCGCTGGCGTCAGAGCCGAGCCCGGATGATGCACGCGGGCCGAGGCCTCTGCTGCTGATCCAGGAGTTCCTCTGGCCTCTCGAACCGGTGAAGCGGCAATTCGGCAAACTCAAGGTCGAGCCTGCCAGACATCCAAAGAGGATCATGCTGCTTCCCGGCTTTGGTGCCCATCCGGTCCGAATGCGGTTCATTGCAAGAAAGCTGGAAGAGGCCGGGCATACGGCCAAGCGTTGGGGAATGGGCGTCAATCTCGGCGCTACCGCCGAACGATTCGCCATAGTCGAGGAGCGCCTGATCGAATTGTACAACCGGCGCGGTGAACCGATCGTTCTGGTCGGCTGGAGCCTTGGCGGCGTGATGGCCCGCGAACTCGCGAAGAAGCATCCCGACAAGATCGCCAAAGTCATCACCATGGGATCCCCATTCTCGGGAAGCCCGCGTGCAAACAACGGCTGGCGGGCGTATCAGGCGATTGCCGGGCACCGCGTCGACGAGCCGCAGATCGACACGGTCGTCAGCGAAAAGCCGCCGGTTGAAACAGTGGCGTTCTGGTCCCCGCGCGATGGAATCGTCGATCCACGCTCTGCTTGCGGACGTCCGGGCGAGCGTGACCGCGCGGTTGCACTTCGGTGCTCGCACATGGGGTTTGTGCTCAGTAACGAGTCGGTTGCTGCGCTGCTCTCGGAACTTGATCGACCTTGA
- a CDS encoding transglutaminase family protein — MRLSIRHTTRYRFDRPVVHALQRLRLVPKQTQGQEILNWSMEYDNALEELQYEDQHHNTTTLVAVEQGATEVTVACHGQVDTSDQAGVIGRHAGHLPLWSFLTQTKMTRPGPGMRKFITDLKKSDAQGLDLLHELSRKTLDQVDYVVGSTQSQTTAEESFAAKAGVCQDHSHIFIGAARSMDIPARYVSGYLMMNDRIDQEATHAWAEAFVEGLGWVGFDISNGISPDARYVRVATGRDYRDAAPVTGISFGNSKQVLEVDVSVEQQQVQQ; from the coding sequence ATGCGCCTTTCTATCCGCCATACGACCCGCTATCGTTTCGACCGGCCTGTGGTGCACGCGCTCCAGCGCTTGCGCCTGGTGCCCAAGCAAACGCAGGGCCAAGAAATCCTCAATTGGTCGATGGAATACGACAATGCTCTGGAAGAGCTGCAGTATGAAGACCAGCATCACAACACCACGACACTGGTAGCAGTGGAGCAGGGCGCGACCGAGGTTACGGTGGCATGTCATGGCCAAGTCGACACGTCGGATCAGGCCGGCGTGATTGGCCGTCATGCGGGGCATTTGCCGTTGTGGAGTTTCCTGACTCAAACCAAGATGACACGTCCCGGACCCGGTATGCGTAAGTTTATTACGGACCTGAAGAAATCTGATGCGCAGGGCCTCGACTTGCTGCACGAACTTTCGCGCAAGACGCTGGATCAAGTGGACTATGTCGTAGGTTCAACGCAGTCTCAGACGACCGCCGAAGAAAGCTTTGCTGCCAAGGCGGGTGTTTGTCAGGACCATTCACACATCTTTATCGGTGCAGCGCGATCGATGGACATCCCAGCGCGGTATGTCTCGGGTTATCTGATGATGAATGACAGGATCGATCAGGAAGCGACGCATGCATGGGCAGAAGCGTTCGTCGAAGGACTGGGCTGGGTCGGGTTTGATATTTCGAACGGTATCAGTCCAGATGCCCGCTATGTACGTGTGGCGACCGGCCGCGATTACCGTGATGCCGCGCCCGTTACTGGGATAAGTTTCGGCAATTCGAAACAGGTGCTGGAAGTCGACGTTTCTGTCGAGCAGCAACAAGTACAACAATAA